The Bacillus sp. (in: firmicutes) genome has a window encoding:
- the addB gene encoding helicase-exonuclease AddAB subunit AddB encodes MAVRFVIGRSGTGKSTLFLREIVDQLKEEPMGDPIIYLVPDQMTFLSEYQLVKSPEIAGMIRAQVYSFSRLAWRILQQTGGINRYHLTSTGLNMLIRKIIEDKKDELKLFRQAADQSGFVQQVETMLTEFRRYCVQPEELFVKKETLSENKNHSLADKLHDLHKIYEEFEQRLVNKYIDSEDYFRLLAESIEQSEELQRADIYIDGFHSFTPQEYLVIQQLMKTCRRVSIALTVDQPYTAEPPHDLHLFRMTGETYQTLYTMAIQEGIRVEEPVILTSPKRFRQEELQHLESQFEHRPTVPYEKVVNGIRVIQGANRRAEIEAVAREIRALVSQHGYRYQDIALLIRNGNVYQDLLETIFFDYDIPYFIDQKRPMHTHPLIELLRSTLETIQSHWRYEPIFRAVKTDLLFPLQSNKKELREKMDRLENYVLAYGIKGEQWTSRKRWIYRRFRGIEEVPQTDEEKKIEHELNELRLFITAPILRLARRLKKATTVRDKCASLYLYLEELDIPAKLEKMSFEATERGDLVKSREHQQAWDAVIDLLDQLVEILGTDEMSLKKFITVLDAGLESMRFSLVPPAMDQVLVANMEQSRLSHVKVAFVIGLNDGVLPAKLDDDGILQDEDREWLLTNGLKIAPSSKMKLLDEEFIAYIAFTTPEERLYISYPIADEEGRALLPSPYLKKFHEMFPQLEEQVVVNDPSELRSEDQLSYVSHPNTAIAYLTSQLQLKKRNYPMADFWWDVYNYYVTTTNWKEKATHILSSLFYQNRPKRLSEETSKSLYGDTILASVSRMERFHSCPFAHFATYGLKLKEREIYRLEAPDIGEMFHGALKWIAEEINRQNLSWKQLTKEQCADMARQAIAFLAPKLQHQILLSSNRHHYIKRKLEQIVSKASYVLSEHAKASGFAPIGLELGFGRNEPLPPFSFTLKNGTKMELTGRIDRVDKAENGDNIYLRIIDYKSSAKEIDLTEVYYGLALQMLTYLDIVVSHSEELIGKQALPAGVLYFHVHNPMVKTNKWLSDEELERELFKRFKMNGLVVNDTDAIRLMDETIEAGDSHIVPVRLNKNGTVSDYFSKAASKEDFYHLRQFVRRLYQKAGNQIVSGVTDLSPYKLKDRTPCQYCSFKQVCQFDQAFEENNYRILVPKKKNEMMEVIREEVLGNGPAEHSD; translated from the coding sequence ATGGCCGTACGGTTTGTGATTGGGCGTTCTGGAACGGGAAAATCGACGTTATTTCTTCGAGAAATTGTTGATCAACTAAAAGAAGAGCCGATGGGCGACCCGATTATTTATTTAGTGCCAGATCAGATGACGTTTTTATCCGAATATCAATTAGTGAAATCTCCGGAAATTGCCGGAATGATTCGCGCTCAAGTATATAGTTTTTCCCGCCTCGCCTGGCGCATTTTACAACAAACAGGTGGGATCAATCGCTACCATTTAACTTCAACCGGATTAAACATGCTTATTCGAAAAATTATTGAGGACAAAAAAGACGAGCTCAAGCTCTTTCGCCAAGCAGCTGATCAGTCCGGTTTTGTTCAACAAGTGGAAACGATGCTCACCGAATTTCGACGATATTGTGTACAGCCGGAAGAATTGTTCGTCAAAAAAGAGACATTATCAGAAAACAAGAATCATAGCTTAGCAGATAAACTGCACGATTTACACAAAATCTATGAGGAGTTCGAACAGCGATTAGTGAACAAATATATTGATAGTGAAGATTATTTCCGGTTATTAGCTGAATCCATCGAACAGTCTGAAGAATTACAACGAGCGGATATTTATATTGATGGGTTCCATAGTTTTACGCCACAAGAATACTTAGTCATCCAACAGCTGATGAAGACGTGTCGTCGAGTTTCAATTGCCTTAACGGTGGACCAACCGTATACAGCCGAACCTCCGCATGATTTACATTTATTCCGAATGACTGGGGAAACGTATCAAACCCTTTATACGATGGCGATTCAAGAAGGAATTCGTGTGGAAGAACCAGTCATTTTAACTTCACCAAAGCGCTTTCGACAGGAAGAACTCCAACATCTCGAAAGTCAATTTGAGCACCGGCCAACCGTTCCATACGAAAAAGTAGTAAATGGCATCCGTGTGATTCAAGGAGCAAATCGCCGGGCGGAAATTGAAGCTGTAGCCCGAGAAATTCGAGCGCTCGTCTCTCAACATGGTTACCGCTATCAAGACATCGCTCTACTCATTCGAAATGGGAATGTGTATCAAGATTTACTAGAAACGATTTTTTTCGATTATGATATTCCGTACTTTATTGACCAAAAGCGGCCGATGCACACCCATCCATTAATTGAACTGTTACGTTCTACGCTAGAAACGATTCAAAGTCATTGGCGTTATGAGCCGATTTTCCGAGCGGTAAAAACCGATTTGCTGTTCCCACTACAAAGCAATAAAAAAGAACTACGGGAAAAAATGGACCGTCTAGAAAACTATGTTTTGGCTTATGGCATTAAAGGAGAGCAATGGACGAGCAGGAAGCGGTGGATTTATCGAAGATTTCGAGGAATCGAAGAAGTTCCGCAAACGGATGAAGAAAAGAAAATCGAACATGAGTTAAATGAGTTGCGTTTGTTTATTACCGCCCCAATTTTACGTCTAGCGCGTCGCCTGAAAAAAGCAACCACCGTTCGTGACAAGTGCGCCAGCTTGTATTTATATTTAGAAGAGTTAGATATTCCAGCTAAACTAGAAAAGATGAGCTTTGAAGCGACCGAGCGAGGAGATTTAGTAAAAAGTCGCGAGCATCAACAAGCATGGGATGCGGTCATTGACTTACTCGACCAACTTGTAGAAATTTTAGGAACGGATGAGATGTCATTAAAGAAATTTATTACTGTATTAGATGCTGGACTCGAATCCATGCGGTTTTCATTAGTTCCACCAGCGATGGACCAAGTATTGGTAGCGAATATGGAACAATCCCGCTTGTCCCACGTGAAAGTGGCCTTTGTCATCGGATTAAACGACGGTGTTTTACCAGCGAAATTGGACGATGATGGCATTTTGCAAGATGAGGACCGGGAATGGTTGTTAACAAACGGATTGAAAATTGCCCCAAGCAGTAAAATGAAGCTCTTAGACGAGGAGTTTATTGCTTATATCGCGTTTACGACTCCAGAAGAGCGGTTGTACATTTCGTATCCTATAGCGGATGAAGAAGGGAGGGCGCTTTTACCTTCGCCGTATTTGAAAAAATTCCATGAGATGTTCCCACAATTAGAAGAGCAAGTAGTCGTGAATGACCCGTCTGAATTACGCTCTGAGGACCAACTTAGCTATGTTTCTCATCCCAACACGGCGATTGCGTACTTAACAAGCCAGTTGCAGCTTAAAAAACGGAACTATCCAATGGCGGACTTTTGGTGGGATGTATATAACTATTACGTAACGACTACGAATTGGAAAGAGAAAGCCACGCACATTTTATCGAGCTTATTTTATCAAAATCGCCCGAAACGATTGTCGGAAGAAACGAGCAAATCTCTTTACGGGGACACGATTTTAGCGAGTGTATCCCGGATGGAGCGCTTCCATAGTTGCCCGTTTGCCCATTTTGCAACGTATGGACTGAAATTAAAAGAACGTGAAATTTATCGATTAGAAGCACCAGATATCGGTGAAATGTTCCATGGAGCGTTAAAGTGGATTGCTGAAGAAATTAATCGCCAAAACTTATCATGGAAGCAATTAACGAAAGAACAGTGCGCGGATATGGCGAGACAAGCGATTGCCTTTTTAGCACCGAAACTACAACATCAAATCTTATTAAGCTCTAATCGCCATCACTATATTAAAAGAAAGCTAGAGCAAATCGTGTCTAAAGCGTCGTATGTGTTAAGCGAGCATGCGAAAGCGAGTGGGTTTGCACCGATTGGATTAGAATTAGGTTTTGGTAGAAATGAGCCGCTACCACCATTTTCCTTTACGCTAAAAAATGGGACAAAAATGGAATTGACGGGACGTATTGACCGGGTGGACAAAGCGGAAAATGGCGACAACATTTACTTACGGATTATTGACTATAAGTCGAGTGCAAAAGAAATTGATTTAACCGAAGTGTATTATGGGTTAGCCCTTCAAATGTTAACGTACTTAGATATTGTCGTTTCTCATTCAGAAGAACTTATTGGTAAACAAGCGTTACCAGCCGGGGTGCTGTATTTCCACGTACACAACCCGATGGTAAAAACGAACAAATGGTTATCGGATGAAGAGTTGGAACGTGAACTCTTTAAACGCTTTAAGATGAACGGACTTGTTGTGAACGACACGGACGCGATTCGATTAATGGACGAAACGATTGAAGCAGGTGACTCGCATATTGTTCCTGTTCGTTTAAATAAAAATGGAACGGTATCTGACTATTTTTCAAAAGCAGCGAGCAAAGAAGACTTTTATCATTTACGCCAATTCGTTCGTCGACTGTACCAAAAAGCGGGTAATCAAATCGTATCAGGAGTAACCGATTTGTCCCCATACAAATTAAAAGATCGGACACCGTGTCAATATTGTTCCTTTAAACAGGTGTGTCAATTTGATCAAGCGTTTGAAGAAAACAACTACCGAATTCTAGTACCAAAGAAAAAGAACGAGATGATGGAAGTCATTCGAGAGGAGGTCTTAGGTAATGGACCAGCTGAACATTCCGATTAA